One Bufo gargarizans isolate SCDJY-AF-19 unplaced genomic scaffold, ASM1485885v1 original_scaffold_1010_pilon, whole genome shotgun sequence genomic window carries:
- the LOC122922872 gene encoding oocyte zinc finger protein XlCOF6.1-like, translating into MMEEHQPLISQENPSKNTENVMVPLDNENIMQRSSGDNFMILNVHPGLHSTSYNPSNHEEPSPDRSQIVTSAGQKGGERFQRGKELTENLGLSTHKIINTQENPYSCSECGKCFISKAKLGYHERIHTGEKPYSCSECGKCFIDKSSLVRHERCHTGVKPYSCSECGKCFTWNSTLVAHERRHRGEKPYSCSECGKCFTRKSDLVTHERSHTGEKPYSCSECGKCFTQKPSLVAHQKRHTGEKPYSCSVCGKCFTHKSDLVTHEKRHTGVKPYLCSICGKCFTHKSSFVAHERIHTGEQPYACSECGKCFTQKSDRVTHQRIHTGEKPYSCSECGKCFTRKSNLVAHQKFHKGEKPYSCLHCEKRFTYKSNFVKHERTHTGEKPYSCSECGKCFTEKSKLVRHEKSHT; encoded by the exons atgatggaggagcaccagcctcttatatcacaag AAAATCCCAGTAAGAATACTGAAAATGTCATGGTACCACTAGACAATGAAAATATCATGCAGCGCTCATCAGGGGATAACTTCATGATCCttaatgtacatccaggacttcacagtacaTCCTATAATCCTTCTAATCAtgaggaaccttctcctgaccGATCACAGATTGTTACAAGTGCTGGTCAGAAAGGGGGTGAAAGATTTCAGCGTGGTAAAGAGTTGACAGAAAACTTAGGTCTTTCTACACACAAAATAATTAACACACAAGAGAATCCATACtcctgctcagaatgtgggaaatgtttcattaGTAAAGCAAAACTTGGTtatcatgagagaattcacacaggggagaaaccatattcatgttcagaatgtgggaagtgcttcATAGATAAATCgagtcttgttagacatgagagatgtcacacaggagtgaaaccatattcatgttcagaatgtgggaaatgttttacatggAACTCAACTCTTGTTGCACATGAGAGACGTCAcagaggagagaagccgtattcatgttcagaatgtgggaaatgttttacacgaaaatcagatcttgttacacacgagagaagtcacacaggagagaagccgtattcatgttcagaatgtggaaaatgttttactcagAAACCAAGTCTTGTTGCACAtcagaaacgtcacacaggagagaaaccatattcatgttcagtatgtgggaaatgttttacacataaatcagatcttgttacacatgagaaaCGTCATACAGGAGTGAAACCATATTTATGTTCAatatgtggaaagtgttttactcataaatcaagttttgttgcacatgagagaattcacactggagaGCAGCCATatgcatgttcagaatgtgggaaatgttttacacaaaagtCTGATCGTGTTacacatcaaagaattcacacaggagaaaagccatattcatgttcagaatgtgggaaatgttttacacggaaatcaaatcttgttgcaCATCAGAAATTTCacaaaggagagaagccatattcttgCTTACATTGTGAGAAGAGGTTTACATATAAATCAAAttttgttaaacatgagagaactcacacaggagagaagccgtactcatgttcagaatgtgggaaatgttttacagagaaGTCAAAacttgttagacatgagaaaagtcacACATGA